A genomic stretch from Streptomyces sp. QL37 includes:
- a CDS encoding nitrate- and nitrite sensing domain-containing protein: MRFRGKSIRRKIVALLLVPLASLTGLWVFATYVTGREAGELMGASAIVEQVGHPLEDTIRAVQGERRQTLVFLADPRASDALPLLRRERARTDRVVAEVRQSARSKDVRDKLSPESEAQLDSILGEVDGLDALRGSVEKRTIDRTRALDFYNGLVDPCYRFLNSLHTMENVSMDKQVRALVGISRAREMLSREDALIASGLIAGRLGAPELRVVSDLAASRTLLYEVNLELLPAGERGRMEQYWRSPDTEPLRTAEQRLIAAGPITKPGTIDSARWEEVAPPVLEHLANDGTEMSNRFQDRAEPAGYRVLIQAGVAGVLGFLALLVSVFVSVRVGRELVRDLSRLRKDAHEVSGVRLPSVMRRLAAGEQVDVETEAPHLSYERDEIGQVGQALNTLQRAAVEAAVKQADMRRGVSEVFVNLARRNQVLLHRQLTLLDTMERRTENSDELADLFRLDHLTTRMRRHAEGLVILSGAAPSRQWRKPIQLMDVVRAAVAEVEDYERIEVRRLPRIGVGGPAVADLTHLIAELLENATVFSPPHTAVQVHGERVANGFTLEIHDRGLGMAPEVLLDANLRLAETPDFELSDTDRLGLFVVSRLAQRQNVRVSLQISPYGGTTAVVFIPAQLLTDAPDTHGTGFRLDRRAEKAIGGGRPGGAAPGSDKARRDGVADKSIPGRPSGLSPVPTGLTDPSVLDGPVELEGPVGTLGFPDPALDRELDPALGPVLDGVSDLEDTESERGGIFRARDLRREADREQHQQAFDASDGRSADVRPMRPAGPVPLPRRKPPTPVTGHGRRIGDGGRSHPGTTDGPPEAPGSEAVTAEPGRPGAAPAGEAPPRLRPAPRPSAPDTVGGLPRRVRQANLAPQLREDSAGRTSGHVPADTDDDLERDADEVRNRMASLQRGWQRGRRQNAEDAAGPGEAAPGTTPGGDGR; the protein is encoded by the coding sequence ATGCGCTTTCGCGGGAAGTCCATCCGCAGGAAGATCGTGGCGTTGCTCCTGGTGCCGCTCGCCTCTCTCACAGGCCTCTGGGTCTTCGCCACCTACGTCACCGGCCGTGAGGCCGGCGAGCTCATGGGCGCCAGCGCCATCGTGGAGCAGGTCGGTCACCCGCTCGAAGACACCATCCGGGCCGTCCAGGGCGAACGCCGGCAGACACTCGTCTTCCTCGCCGACCCCCGCGCCTCGGACGCCCTGCCCCTTCTGCGCCGCGAACGCGCCCGCACCGACCGGGTCGTGGCCGAGGTCAGGCAGAGCGCGAGGAGCAAGGACGTACGGGACAAACTGAGCCCGGAGTCGGAGGCCCAGCTCGACTCGATCCTCGGTGAGGTCGACGGCCTGGACGCGCTGCGCGGGTCAGTCGAGAAGCGCACCATCGACCGGACCAGGGCCCTCGACTTCTACAACGGCCTCGTCGACCCCTGCTACCGCTTCCTGAACAGTCTCCACACGATGGAGAACGTGTCCATGGACAAGCAGGTCCGGGCCCTGGTCGGCATCTCCAGGGCACGCGAGATGCTCTCCCGTGAGGACGCCCTGATCGCGTCGGGCCTCATCGCCGGCCGGCTCGGCGCCCCCGAACTCCGGGTCGTCTCCGACCTCGCCGCCAGCCGCACGCTCCTGTACGAGGTCAACCTCGAACTCCTGCCGGCCGGCGAGCGCGGCCGCATGGAGCAGTACTGGCGCAGCCCCGACACCGAGCCGCTGCGGACGGCCGAGCAGAGGCTCATCGCCGCAGGCCCGATCACGAAGCCGGGCACCATCGACTCCGCGCGCTGGGAGGAAGTGGCTCCCCCCGTCCTGGAGCACCTGGCCAACGACGGCACCGAGATGTCCAACCGCTTCCAGGACCGCGCGGAACCCGCCGGCTACCGGGTCCTGATCCAGGCGGGCGTCGCCGGCGTCCTGGGATTCCTCGCCCTGCTCGTGTCCGTCTTCGTCTCCGTACGCGTGGGACGCGAACTCGTCCGAGACCTCTCCCGGCTGCGCAAGGACGCGCACGAGGTGTCCGGCGTGCGGCTCCCCAGCGTGATGCGGCGACTGGCGGCGGGCGAGCAGGTCGACGTGGAGACCGAGGCACCCCACCTCAGTTACGAGCGGGACGAGATAGGCCAGGTCGGGCAGGCCCTGAACACCCTTCAGCGCGCCGCCGTCGAGGCCGCCGTCAAGCAGGCGGACATGCGCCGCGGTGTCTCCGAGGTCTTCGTCAACCTCGCACGCCGCAACCAGGTGCTCCTGCACCGCCAGCTGACGCTCCTGGACACCATGGAGCGGCGCACCGAGAACAGCGACGAGCTCGCCGACCTCTTCCGCCTCGACCACCTCACCACCCGCATGCGCCGCCACGCCGAAGGTCTCGTGATCCTCTCCGGGGCGGCCCCTTCACGGCAGTGGCGCAAGCCGATCCAGCTGATGGACGTGGTGCGCGCGGCGGTCGCCGAGGTCGAGGACTACGAGCGGATCGAGGTCCGGCGCCTGCCCCGCATCGGCGTGGGCGGCCCGGCCGTCGCCGACCTCACCCACCTGATCGCCGAACTGCTGGAGAACGCCACGGTGTTCTCCCCGCCGCACACCGCGGTGCAGGTCCACGGCGAACGCGTGGCCAACGGCTTCACCCTCGAGATCCACGACCGCGGCCTCGGCATGGCCCCCGAAGTCCTCCTGGACGCCAACCTCAGGCTCGCCGAGACCCCCGACTTCGAACTCTCCGACACCGACAGGCTCGGCCTCTTCGTCGTCAGCCGGCTCGCCCAGCGGCAGAACGTCAGGGTGTCGTTGCAGATCTCACCGTACGGAGGGACGACCGCGGTCGTCTTCATCCCGGCGCAGCTGCTCACCGACGCCCCTGACACGCACGGCACCGGCTTCCGCCTCGACCGGCGTGCCGAGAAGGCGATCGGCGGCGGCCGGCCGGGCGGCGCCGCGCCCGGCAGCGACAAGGCCCGCAGGGACGGAGTCGCGGACAAGAGCATCCCGGGCAGGCCCTCCGGCCTCTCCCCGGTCCCCACCGGCCTCACCGACCCGTCGGTGCTCGACGGCCCCGTCGAGCTCGAAGGCCCGGTGGGCACACTCGGGTTCCCCGACCCGGCTCTCGACCGGGAGCTCGACCCGGCACTCGGCCCGGTCCTCGACGGCGTATCCGACCTGGAGGACACCGAGAGCGAGCGGGGCGGCATCTTCCGGGCCCGCGACCTGCGCAGGGAAGCCGACCGGGAACAGCACCAGCAGGCCTTCGACGCCTCGGACGGCCGCTCGGCGGATGTCCGGCCGATGCGCCCCGCCGGCCCCGTCCCGCTGCCGCGCCGTAAGCCGCCGACACCCGTCACCGGCCATGGCCGCCGGATCGGCGACGGCGGCCGCTCGCACCCCGGTACGACCGACGGCCCCCCTGAGGCCCCCGGCTCCGAAGCCGTCACCGCGGAGCCCGGCCGCCCGGGCGCGGCACCGGCCGGCGAGGCGCCGCCGAGGCTCAGGCCCGCGCCCAGGCCCTCCGCGCCGGACACGGTGGGAGGCCTCCCGCGCAGGGTCCGGCAGGCGAACCTCGCCCCACAGCTCCGGGAGGACTCCGCAGGGCGGACTTCCGGCCACGTCCCCGCAGACACCGACGACGATCTCGAACGTGATGCGGACGAAGTACGCAATCGCATGGCTTCGCTACAACGCGGCTGGCAGCGCGGCCGTCGGCAGAACGCCGAGGACGCGGCCGGACCCGGCGAAGCAGCACCAGGAACCACTCCGGGAGGGGACGGTCGATGA
- a CDS encoding roadblock/LC7 domain-containing protein, which produces MTAPNAAAHNSSRQGSGELNWLLDELVERVASIRKALVLSSDGLATGTSQDLTREDSEHLAAVASGFHSLAKGVGRHFEAGRVRQTVVELDEAFLFVTAAGDGSCLAVLADSDSDVGQVAYEMTLMVKRVGAHLANAPRTTGLPAGG; this is translated from the coding sequence ATGACCGCACCGAACGCCGCAGCACACAACTCCTCACGCCAGGGCTCCGGCGAACTCAACTGGCTCCTCGACGAACTGGTCGAGCGCGTCGCGAGCATCCGCAAGGCGCTGGTGCTCTCCAGCGACGGCCTTGCCACCGGCACGTCCCAGGACCTGACCCGTGAGGACAGCGAGCACCTGGCGGCCGTCGCCTCCGGGTTCCACAGCCTCGCCAAGGGCGTGGGCCGTCACTTCGAAGCCGGCCGGGTCCGCCAGACCGTGGTCGAGCTCGACGAGGCCTTCCTCTTCGTCACGGCCGCGGGTGACGGCAGCTGTCTCGCCGTCCTGGCCGACTCGGACTCGGACGTCGGGCAGGTGGCGTACGAGATGACCCTCATGGTCAAGCGGGTCGGGGCGCACCTGGCCAATGCCCCCCGGACCACCGGTCTGCCCGCCGGAGGGTGA
- a CDS encoding DUF742 domain-containing protein encodes MSADSARDISPGSPPAPADAGPSRWYDAEAGPVVRPYAMTRGRTSSASRHRLDLIAIVIPEPAADDPGRDQTLSPEHVEIVELCSDMPQSIAELASGLDLPVGVVRVLVGDLVEDELVHVTRPVPPAELPDESLLREVINGLRAL; translated from the coding sequence ATGAGCGCAGACTCCGCCCGGGACATCTCGCCCGGATCACCGCCCGCGCCCGCGGATGCGGGCCCCTCGCGCTGGTACGACGCCGAAGCGGGTCCGGTGGTCCGGCCCTACGCGATGACCCGGGGGCGTACCAGCAGCGCGTCCCGTCATCGTCTCGACCTGATCGCGATCGTCATCCCCGAACCGGCGGCCGACGATCCCGGCCGGGACCAGACGCTCTCCCCGGAACACGTGGAGATCGTCGAACTGTGCAGCGACATGCCCCAGTCGATCGCCGAGCTCGCCTCCGGACTGGACCTCCCCGTCGGGGTGGTCCGTGTCCTGGTCGGTGACCTCGTCGAGGACGAACTGGTGCACGTCACCCGTCCCGTTCCGCCGGCCGAGCTGCCGGACGAGAGCCTTCTTCGCGAGGTGATCAATGGCCTTCGGGCGCTCTAG
- a CDS encoding ATP/GTP-binding protein, with protein MAFGRSSRKRRHVEPVTLKILVAGGFGVGKTTLVGAVSEIRPLRTEERLSEAGRPVDDVAGVEGKSTTTVAMDFGRITLREDLVLYLFGTPGQDRFWFLWDELAQGALGAVVLADTRRLEDCFAAVDYFERRGIPFTVAVNLFEGAEQFPAETVRTALDLDPEVPVLLCDARDRASVRDVLVAVVEHAVVHADRLREPART; from the coding sequence ATGGCCTTCGGGCGCTCTAGCCGCAAAAGGCGGCACGTCGAGCCCGTCACCCTGAAGATCCTGGTGGCCGGCGGCTTCGGTGTGGGCAAGACGACCCTGGTGGGCGCGGTCAGCGAGATCAGACCGCTGCGCACGGAGGAGAGGCTGAGCGAGGCCGGCCGTCCCGTCGACGACGTGGCGGGGGTCGAGGGCAAGAGCACCACCACGGTGGCCATGGACTTCGGCCGCATCACCCTGCGCGAGGACCTCGTCCTCTACCTGTTCGGGACCCCGGGGCAGGACCGCTTCTGGTTCCTCTGGGACGAGCTGGCCCAGGGCGCCCTCGGCGCGGTGGTCCTCGCGGACACCCGGAGGCTGGAGGACTGCTTCGCGGCGGTCGACTACTTCGAGCGCCGCGGGATCCCGTTCACCGTCGCCGTCAACCTCTTCGAGGGCGCGGAGCAGTTCCCCGCCGAGACGGTACGGACGGCACTGGACCTCGACCCCGAGGTGCCGGTGCTGCTCTGCGACGCACGTGACCGGGCGTCGGTCCGGGATGTGCTCGTGGCCGTGGTGGAGCACGCCGTGGTGCATGCCGACCGGCTCCGGGAGCCCGCCAGGACCTGA
- a CDS encoding DUF962 domain-containing protein, producing the protein MSQQTFGSYEEFWPYYVAMHSRAATRWVHLTGTLTGLAVTAYGLARGRGRYALALPLIGYGTAWPAHFLIEKNNPATFGHPAWSLRGDVQMIRMMLAGRDGELAETAAKWLAENP; encoded by the coding sequence ATGTCACAGCAGACGTTCGGTTCGTATGAAGAGTTCTGGCCCTACTACGTCGCCATGCACTCCAGGGCGGCGACGCGATGGGTCCATCTGACCGGGACGCTGACCGGTCTCGCGGTCACCGCGTACGGGCTGGCGCGCGGTCGCGGGCGCTACGCGCTGGCGTTGCCTCTGATCGGGTACGGCACCGCCTGGCCGGCGCACTTCCTCATCGAGAAGAACAACCCCGCGACGTTCGGACACCCCGCGTGGTCGCTGCGCGGCGACGTGCAGATGATCCGGATGATGCTCGCGGGGCGGGACGGGGAACTGGCCGAGACCGCGGCCAAGTGGCTCGCCGAGAACCCGTGA